A region of Huiozyma naganishii CBS 8797 chromosome 12, complete genome DNA encodes the following proteins:
- the KNAG0L01970 gene encoding uncharacterized protein (similar to Saccharomyces cerevisiae HBS1 (YKR084C) and SKI7 (YOR076C); ancestral locus Anc_5.680), which yields MMANNGGTSAGTLQGKPVSRLELLARERAQKRAVGTVPGTEAKVVGQTGDNKRVAMLQRLRDGAGAGAGTGTAGKLSLGERLRIQRETGLEVTGSVRNLPPRRGVTLADRLRRNAVRTPNPTVTKQREPVRSRSPSRNNEEAFVGGTAAHAEVLTQFMQLTQRWSLRQRPHMGELLPASSRRDALFRSISKARHRNKRYATLLRGHHDALFTVNLPQQRAVRDEVSLRFSKPSPDDIVLEQQAKAFDEMSKDLKALQMGAVKEEPAVSLTKEEVSQMALKVVPATNVVVLGHTAAGKTTLLGRLLQDLHAVGIEDVRDAKRQCERRKMEDTNAYLVWLVEQGGDSGSLYHHAVTYRDHSYNFTVAPSRGNDTQRLVSEIPHMDMAILVVDCSTDGFESGFNLTGHTIEHALLAKYSGVKKLIVAMNKLDTVDWYVERYREVEAQLRLFLTEIGYSDDQVCWVPCDSTSGATVAHRSKTCEWYSGPSLLECVVEDIPANETTVNEELLLCVSQVQEGKQLCVEGWVGQGHVARGETLVSVTNDSLFTVARLQVRQSDAVYTSAAIALPGQYVKLQLKVTRGGVSVNEYLTCAKDGVSAVPPARERYLELQLLEVFKCDIRVGMELKLLREFQRVTVRVCEISDRGFIRCEVTDDSGGVTVFRRLENRFYVTCEGRTVGVCRLVR from the coding sequence ATGATGGCTAATAATGGTGGTACCAGTGCGGGTACTCTGCAGGGGAAGCCCGTGTCTCGTTTGGAGCTTCTGGCGAGGGAGAGGGCTCAGAAACGTGCAGTAGGGACCGTCCCTGGGACGGAAGCGAAGGTTGTTGGGCAGACTGGGGACAACAAGCGTGTTGCGATGCTGCAGAGGTTGCGGGatggtgctggtgctggtgctggtacTGGTACGGCGGGTAAACTCTCCCTGGGTGAACGGTTGCGGATACAGCGGGAAACCGGACTCGAAGTTACGGGTTCCGTTCGGAACCTGCCGCCGAGGAGAGGGGTCACTCTGGCTGACAGATTGAGGCGTAATGCAGTACGCACGCCGAACCCTACGGTTACTAAACAAAGAGAACCCGTGCGGTCACGCTCGCCGTCGCGTAACAACGAGGAAGCATTCGTGGGCGGGACCGCGGCACACGCAGAGGTGCTTACACAGTTCATGCAATTGACTCAACGGTGGTCGTTGCGGCAAAGACCTCACATGGGGGAGCTTCTACCGGCGTCTTCACGGCGCGATGCGCTTTTCCGCTCGATATCGAAGGCTCGCCATCGCAACAAGAGGTACGCCACGTTGCTGCGCGGGCACCACGACGCATTATTCACAGTGAATTTGCCCCAACAGCGGGCCGTGAGAGACGAGGTTAGTTTGCGGTTCTCCAAACCGAGTCCAGACGACATAGTTCTCGAACAACAGGCCAAGGCGTTTGACGAGATGTCCAAGGACTTGAAAGCGTTGCAAATGGGCGCCGTCAAGGAAGAGCCAGCTGTCTCGCTGACTAAGGAAGAAGTATCACAAATGGCTTTGAAGGTAGTTCCTGCAACGAACGTGGTCGTTCTCGGCCATACAGCTGCCGGGAAGACGACTCTACTGGGTCGTCTGCTGCAAGATCTACACGCGGTAGGCATCGAGGACGTCAGGGACGCCAAGCGGCAATGCGAAAGGCGCAAAATGGAGGACACCAACGCATACCTTGTCTGGCTTGTAGAGCAAGGCGGTGACAGCGGCTCTCTCTACCACCATGCAGTGACGTACAGGGATCACAGTTACAATTTCACCGTTGCTCCTAGCCGTGGCAATGACACACAGCGGTTGGTCAGCGAGATACCGCACATGGATATGGCTATCCTTGTTGTTGACTGCAGCACCGATGGGTTTGAGAGTGGGTTTAATCTGACGGGCCACACGATAGAGCACGCCCTGCTTGCGAAGTACTCTGGggtcaagaaattgatcgTTGCGATGAACAAGCTGGACACTGTCGACTGGTACGTAGAACGATACCGGGAGGTGGAGGCCCAATTGCGTTTATTCCTTACTGAGATTGGGTACTCGGACGACCAGGTGTGCTGGGTACCTTGCGACAGCACGAGCGGTGCAACCGTAGCCCACAGATCGAAAACGTGCGAATGGTACAGTGGTCCGAGTCTATTAGAGTGCGTTGTGGAGGACATTCCCGCCAATGAGACCACTGTTAACGAGGAGTTGCTACTGTGTGTATCGCAAGTGCAAGAGGGTAAGCAACTGTGCGTTGAAGGGTGGGTTGGGCAAGGCCACGTTGCTAGGGGTGAGACATTGGTCTCTGTGACCAACGACAGTCTATTTACCGTGGCCCGTTTACAAGTGCGCCAGAGCGACGCAGTGTACACATCCGCAGCTATCGCGCTCCCCGGTCAGTATGTGAAATTACAGTTGAAAGTGACTCGCGGTGGTGTGAGTGTTAATGAGTACTTGACATGTGCGAAGGACGGTGTCTCTGCGGTCCCCCCAGCACGAGAACGGTACCTGGAGTTGCAACTTCTCGAGGTATTCAAATGCGATATCCGGGTTGGGATGGAACTGAAATTGTTACGGGAGTTCCAGCGTGTTACCGTTCGAGTCTGTGAGATCAGTGACCGCGGTTTTATCCGTTGCGAGGTCACTGATGACTCAGGTGGTGTCACCGTGTTCAGACGGCTCGAAAACCGCTTTTACGTTACGTGCGAGGGCAGGACCGTTGGGGTTTGCCGATTGGTACGATGA
- the RTS2 gene encoding Rts2p (similar to Saccharomyces cerevisiae RTS2 (YOR077W); ancestral locus Anc_5.685), translating to MSDYTSAKFISKQLKAKGLQKLRFYCQVCHKQCRDSNGFQSHIKSPSHLKRISQVTQADIDQYTSAFQQAFLKLLRVSHGEKPVEVNKFYNEYIQDKDHVHMNATRFTSLTKFVQHLGTTGEVRVQGLEDGGGVEGTTSVYISYVDRSSANTVLKQQLQDLEAHERRDQTVKQLLLQRQIARGKQNSTDSETSADTTQEDPASTRQLPPTIQIPLTKKRAPHKIAKNKKRRNVFD from the coding sequence ATGAGCGACTACACTAGTGCGAAGTTCATCAGCAAGCAGCTGAAGGCGAAGGGACTGCAGAAACTGCGATTCTACTGCCAGGTGTGCCACAAACAGTGCCGGGACTCGAACGGGTTCCAGTCGCATATCAAGTCTCCGTCGCACTTGAAGCGCATTTCGCAGGTCACGCAAGCTGACATCGACCAGTACACTTCAGCGTTCCAACAGGCGTTCTTGAAGCTGCTGAGGGTGTCCCACGGGGAGAAACCCGTAGAGGTGAACAAGTTCTACAACGAGTACATCCAGGACAAGGACCATGTGCATATGAACGCGACGCGGTTTACCTCACTTACGAAGTTCGTGCAACACCTGGGGACCACGGGGGAAGTACGAGTACAAGGCCTGGAAGACGGCGGCGGTGTGGAGGGCACGACGAGCGTGTACATCAGCTACGTCGACCGGTCGAGTGCGAACACGGTGCTGAAACAGCAGTTGCAAGACCTAGAGGCACACGAGCGCAGGGACCAGACGGTCAAACAGTTGCTCCTCCAGCGGCAGATTGCGAGGGGCAAGCAGAATAGTACAGACAGTGAGACCAGCGCAGACACCACGCAGGAGGACCCTGCAAGCACGCGACAACTGCCACCAACGATCCAAATCCCTCTGACCAAGAAACGCGCACCGCACAAAATtgccaagaacaagaaacgTCGCAACGTCTTCGATTGA
- the BUD21 gene encoding Bud21p (similar to Saccharomyces cerevisiae BUD21 (YOR078W); ancestral locus Anc_5.687), which produces MSSATSRHVKFGESDSESIPSESRLPAIAKKHAVQESDESSDSDAPEEETQDATRRDLQSQEDGAREARRREQQALREKRREQDKLFREQQELKRQRQKHDESVGDDEVEELPEEFIQRVQETRAAVADATAAAAENKHINFHDLETTDDLERETVQQIKRAKKRSLKSLRRAAVNKGPVTVQLLDSAAEKRPPKRETQIMATRDRWLKRKSLRRR; this is translated from the coding sequence ATGAGTTCAGCTACGTCGCGGCATGTCAAATTTGGCGAGTCTGATTCTGAGTCCATACCCTCAGAGTCCCGTCTGCCCGCGATTGCGAAGAAGCACGCTGTGCAAGAGTCTGACGAGTCCTCCGATAGCGATGccccagaggaggagacgCAGGACGCCACACGGAGAGACTTACAGAGTCAGGAGGATGGTGCACGGGAGGCACGGAGGAGGGAGCAGCAGGCGCTGCGGGAGAAGAGACGTGAACAGGACAAGCTGTTCAGGGAACAGCAGGAGTTGAAAAGACAAAGGCAGAAGCATGATGAGTCGGTGGGTGACGACGAAGTGGAGGAATTGCCCGAAGAGTTCATACAGAGGGTGCAGGAGACCCGCGCTGCCGTGGCAGATGcgactgctgctgctgcagagAACAAGCACATAAACTTCCACGATTTGGAGACTACGGACGACTTGGAGAGGGAAACTGTTCAGCAGATCAAAAGGGCGAAGAAGCGGTCGTTGAAATCGCTGAGAAGGGCTGCAGTTAATAAGGGTCCCGTGACGGTGCAGCTGTTGGATTCCGCGGCAGAGAAGAGACCACCAAAGAGGGAAACTCAGATCATGGCCACAAGGGACAGGTggttgaagaggaagtcTCTGCGCAGACGCTAA
- the ATX2 gene encoding Mn(2+) transporter ATX2 (similar to Saccharomyces cerevisiae ATX2 (YOR079C); ancestral locus Anc_5.688) — MVGQVWANIALSLVLLLATFLCGLIPLCWMGARDGTSLDKLAQFGVGMLLGTSFMLVVPEGIRECQEHGGNVGLDLLVGFLVVYLLDRIVQLVLSQKGRLSNAARMPVQPPESLRDVLRNPKQVWVNILSNNVVFALFVHGLSDGIALGTTVNNPSLLVVVLVAIIIHKVPAVLSLTSVMVCKQNLPKWEVIPNLMAFSLSTPIGYLILSTLNLNESQTMTWMSGNLLLMSGGSLLYAAFTAFVSGTGSHDHASFDDVGVDEFEAMAYFDTRDCNAVEDSSEPELPGHDMAAAKSSLDKSVYVLLGVILPTIISFVIKE; from the coding sequence ATGGTTGGGCAGGTATGGGCCAATATAGCGCTATcgctggtgctgctgctggctACGTTTCTGTGCGGGTTGATTCCGTTGTGCTGGATGGGCGCGCGAGACGGGACCTCTTTGGACAAGTTGGCGCAATTTGGTGTTGGGATGCTTCTGGGGACTTCCTTCATGCTTGTAGTCCCTGAAGGTATACGAGAGTGTCAAGAGCACGGTGGGAACGTTGGATTGGACTTGCTTGTTGGATTCTTGGTCGTTTATCTGCTGGACAGAATTGTGCAACTGGTGCTGAGCCAGAAGGGGAGGCTAAGCAACGCAGCAAGGATGCCCGTGCAGCCACCGGAAAGCCTTCGGGACGTGCTAAGGAACCCGAAACAGGTGTGGGTAAACATCTTATCGAACAACGTCGTGTTTGCCCTCTTTGTTCACGGCCTATCCGATGGGATCGCTCTGGGGACCACTGTGAACAACCCATCGCTGCTTGTAGTTGTACTCGTGGCAATAATCATCCACAAAGTCCCCGCCGTTCTTTCACTGACGAGTGTGATGGTGTGCAAGCAGAACCTCCCCAAGTGGGAGGTAATCCCGAATCTGATGGCGTTTTCCCTGTCGACACCGATCGGGTATTTGATCCTGTCCACTCTCAACTTGAACGAGTCCCAGACAATGACTTGGATGAGTGGAAATTTGTTGTTAATGAGTGGTGGGTCGTTGCTGTATGCGGCATTCACTGCGTTTGTCTCGGGCACTGGATCGCACGACCATGCCAGTTTCGATGACGTCGGCGTCGACGAATTCGAGGCAATGGCGTATTTTGATACAAGAGACTGCAATGCCGTGGAGGACAGTTCGGAGCCGGAACTACCGGGACATGACATGGCAGCTGCGAAGAGCAGCCTCGACAAGAGCGTGTATGTGCTTTTGGGCGTTATCCTACCGACGATAATTTCGTTCGTGATTAAGGAATGA
- the DIA2 gene encoding DNA-binding SCF ubiquitin ligase subunit DIA2 (similar to Saccharomyces cerevisiae DIA2 (YOR080W); ancestral locus Anc_5.689), with translation MSGSVDKALTVGTSYFRNGQYREAKLLFSKAICVVNGYSADEVSRFRADSGLVTLPETRHLHPKYTKLLDNLCACYEKLDQCPKALRIADKMIQRDQFNMKCYIRRGKLLQKLGDDLAAYHNYKRALNKSTECSRKYDIDSPQRYIVMINDQLTAIKQRLKPPAQAKSTKRQFIDPIQEHQTELEQLKKVKLSSIKEVKQSQIMLAAETVDFIAALPIEVLALVLQGFTTAELIKLLPVSKTYYKRILSLYFLFDEFNLDSLTTKSIRQFLSIFHRIFKRRLLLPQPPVLSTVKFSSKTASEEEKLLEQLAQSLQFFACHKLILTVPNSNTYSLCKLLPDGDNFCPSVKELSLMTSIRSDKPYEIKLLNRFPYLRKLETVFDTSLVPIRSSFNGSNNNGIPDLISNWSPQIEQIKIICNKRKVQCFPLGAIIQKLTLRPQLAKLCVTGVTFNNEMAGFQWLLKFPNLQELWFEDNSNGKLVNFLKLVRNERVFNGQLKKLTFREDMANGAIELDENMESFCYRENFGKLTHLDLMSSCINGTGLFRLLSVVSPEVFRSLNIGDCPYIQLHRLPDPMNTNIFPILQFCHRFTGLQELTLALSGSLNDNSMTFLIEQVSNLTHLEKLDLSMNPWISGVSIYEFTMKLFEARNKIPLDYMCIDGCIAVSHITVNTIKSRGFVSQLGCVYEREVWKRFGLNSYKYG, from the coding sequence ATGAGCGGGTCAGTGGACAAAGCACTAACCGTCGGGACGTCGTACTTCCGGAATGGCCAGTACAGGGAGGCGAAACTGCTGTTTTCGAAGGCCATTTGCGTGGTGAACGGTTACTCGGCGGACGAGGTGTCACGGTTTCGTGCAGACAGTGGGCTGGTGACGCTGCCTGAGACGCGACATTTACACCCGAAGTACACGAAGCTACTGGACAATCTGTGTGCCTGCTATgagaagctggatcagTGTCCAAAGGCGCTGCGTATTGCAGATAAGATGATCCAGCGAGATCAGTTCAACATGAAGTGCTACATCCGCAGGGGTAAACTGCTGCAAAAACTTGGCGACGACTTGGCTGCTTACCATAACTACAAGCGTGCTTTGAATAAATCGACAGAGTGCTCCAGGAAGTACGATATTGATAGTCCACAAAGGTATATCGTCATGATCAATGACCAGTTGACTGCGATCAAACAAAGGTTGAAACCACCAGCACAAGCGAAATCAACCAAGAGGCAGTTTATAGACCCAATACAGGAACATCAGACGGAATTGGAACAGCTAAAGAAAGTCAAATTATCCTCCATAAAGGAGGTAAAGCAGTCACAGATCATGCTTGCCGCAGAGACTGTCGATTTCATAGCCGCATTACCCATCGAAGTGCTCGCCCTGGTGCTTCAGGGATTCACAACAGCAGAGCTTATCAAACTGCTGCCCGTATCGAAGACCTACTACAAGCGGATACTGTCTCTCTACTTTCTTTTCGACGAGTTCAATCTGGATTCGTTGACTACAAAAAGCATAAGGCAATTTCTCTCTATTTTCCATAGAATCTTCAAACGGAGGCTACTGCTGCCACAACCACCTGTTTTATCAACAGTCAAGTTTTCATCCAAGACAGCGTCTGAGGAAGAAAAGTTATTGGAACAGTTGGCCCAAAGTCtccaattttttgcttGCCATAAATTGATTTTGACAGTacccaacagcaacacgTACAGCCTGTGTAAACTTCTGCCGGATGGAGACAATTTTTGTCCAAGTGTCAAGGAACTATCTCTAATGACAAGTATACGATCGGATAAACCTTACGAAATCAAACTTCTGAACCGCTTCCCGTACCTGCGTAAGTTGGAAACAGTCTTTGATACATCTTTGGTGCCAATTAGATCATCGTTCAACGGAAGTAACAACAATGGAATTCCAGACCTCATCTCAAACTGGTCACCTCAGATCGAACAGATCAAGATTATATGCAACAAACGGAAAGTCCAGTGCTTCCCCCTAGGTGCAATAATACAAAAGTTGACTTTACGCCCACAATTGGCCAAACTGTGCGTCACCGGTGTCACATTCAATAATGAAATGGCAGGGTTTCAATGGTTACTTAAATTTCCAAATCTACAAGAATTATGGTTTGAAGATAACAGTAACGGTAAACTggtcaatttcttgaagctGGTGCGAAACGAAAGAGTATTCAACGGTCAACTGAAGAAGCTAACCTTTAGAGAGGACATGGCTAACGGTGCCATTGAATTGGATGAAAACATGGAATCATTTTGTTACCGTGAGAACTTCGGCAAATTAACACATTTGGACCTAATGAGTAGTTGCATAAATGGTACTGGATTATTTCGTTTGCTCTCAGTGGTATCGCCTGAGGTATTCCGAAGTTTAAATATTGGTGATTGCCCTTATATTCAGTTGCACCGACTTCCTGACCCAATGAACACGAACATTTTCCCCATTTTGCAATTTTGCCATCGGTTTACAGGGCTGCAAGAACTGACATTGGCACTATCAGGATCACTGAACGACAACTCGATGACATTCTTAATTGAACAAGTGTCGAACCTCACCCACTTGGAGAAGCTGGATCTGTCGATGAACCCATGGATTAGCGGTGTCTCAATCTACGAATTCACAATGAAGCTTTTTGAAGCACGGAATAAGATACCACTGGATTACATGTGCATCGATGGTTGCATCGCCGTATCGCACATAACAGTGAATACG